The sequence CAATAATGCTTATCAAAAAGGAATTTTAATTTGTGGCTCAGGTCTTGGTGTTGCAATTGCTGCGAATAAGATAAAAGGAGTTAGGGCTGTCACTTGCCACGATACATACTGTGCAAGAATGAGTAGGGCTCATAATAATGCGAACATCTTAACTTTAGGTGGTCGTGTTGTTGGTCCAGATGTGGCATGTGATATCGTTAAAGTCTGGCTTGAAACCGAGTTTGAGGGCGGTAGGCATCAAAGAAGAGTTGATATGATTGAGTAATTTTTTGACCACATAATTGATAAGATGCCGAACAAGCCGACAAAACAGTTCATTTATTATGATTCTCTAAAATATTTACTACTTATTTCTTACTTAT comes from Candidatus Melainabacteria bacterium RIFOXYA2_FULL_32_9 and encodes:
- a CDS encoding ribose 5-phosphate isomerase B yields the protein MENFEIAIGSDHGGFELKQVIISFLEKNGYKFKDFGVYNNESIDYPVIAREVASSVANNAYQKGILICGSGLGVAIAANKIKGVRAVTCHDTYCARMSRAHNNANILTLGGRVVGPDVACDIVKVWLETEFEGGRHQRRVDMIE